From Chryseotalea sp. WA131a:
TAGAAGACGAATACAAAAGCTATTTTACTCCATGGTAAATCTATTAATTCAGTTATCATCTTTTCCGTTTTGCTTTTCTGTGCTTGCACCGCTTCTTTGGCTTCTGGAGATTTTTCATACTTCTTTTGTACTTGCTCCATCATTTGTTTTTGCGGAGACTTGAAACCAATACTCATTGCAAGCGGTGTGAGTAAACTAATGATGATTATCCAAATAATGAACTGCGCTAGACCTACAGAAGCGATTCCAACAATCTTTCCCAACATTAATTGAAAAGGCTTCACAGAAGAAACAATTACCTCTACAATTTTTGAAGTCTTCTCATCGATTACACCTTGCATAATTTGAATGCCATAAATGAATATGAACATATAAATTAAAACGCCCAATGCTGTACCTACAATTGTCAATAATGCTGAATTACTTTTCTTTTCCTTTCCGTCTTTTAGGTTAATTTGCTCTAAATCAACATCGGTTTTGAGGTTCTTCAATGTTTCATTGTCAATTTTGTATTCTTCTAATTTCAAATCATGAATTCGATCTTCAATTAGTGAGGTTAAATTTCCAATTTTTTCGATTCCTGAATTTTCTAATGTATAGATTACGAATCCCTTTGGTTTATTGATATCGAATGTTGGTATATATAGAAGCGCAAAATCTTTTGTCTGTTTATAAACGTTTTTTGCATCTTCTAGTGAATCTCGTGTTTTAATGAAGGTAAAATCTTTTGAGTTGGTAAATTCAAATTTTCCACTTTTATCCACTACATGCACAACCGATGGCTTGGCAGATTCGGACTCAATTTTTTTTAAGTAGCCAAGGCCAGCGAAAATAGCCGGAAAAATAAGTGGCACTAATATGGTAGTAATGAGAAATGATTTTTTTTGAACTCGGTTCAAAAACTCGCGTTGTATAATCAACCAAATTTTGTTCATATTTTTTTGTGGTAATGATGGTAATTTATTTTTGACTGCAAGGTTTGCTTCTGTTCATCGGCTGCGACCGGAAGCACGTAGCCTGTTGCTATATTCAAACTTCTTGCAAATGTTTTCGTAAGGCTTCATCGCCATCGGCTTTTACCAAACCGATAAAGATGTCAGCCATTGTTGGCAATTTTTCTTGAAAGCTGTAGAGCTCGGTAATGTCCACCAAATCGCGGATCACTTGATTGCCTTTGATGCCTGCGGCTGCTTTGATGGTGGTTGTGTATAAATCTTCTTCAATTTTAACCTGACTCTTTACTTCGTATTTCTCGCTGGGTAATTGGAAGTGATTGCCGCGGTGTTCTATTAAAAATGTGTTCGTGCGGTAACTTTCTTTTACTTGCTTCTTAGGCCCTTCCAAAATCTTTTTTGATTTGTTGATCAACGCAATGTGGTCGCACAATGATTCCACCGTTTCCATTCGATGCGTAGAGAAAATAATGGTGCTGCCATTTTCTTTCAGTTCTAAAATTTTCTCGGTAATCAATTGCGCATTCACCGGGTCGAAGCCAGAGAAGGGCTCATCTAAAATAATCAACTTGGGTTCGTGCAGTATGGTGCTGATAAATTGCACTTTTTGCGCCATGCCCTTGCTTAGATCTTCTACTTTTTTGTGCCACCAATCTTTGATCTCAAATTTTTCGAGCCAAATTTTTATTTTGGCCAACGCATCTTTGCGGCTCAAGCCTTTGAGTTGTGCCAGGTACAAAAGCTGGTCGCCCACTTTCATCTTTTTGTAAAGACCACGCTCTTCGGGCAAGTACCCGATAATTTCAATGTGGCTCGGTTTTAATTTTTCTCCGAACACCAGAATCTCACCACTGTCTGAATTGATGATTTGATTGATGATGCGAATGAGGGTGGTTTTGCCTGCACCATTTGGCCCCAGCAGACCAAAAATGGTTTTTTCGGGAATGGTGATGCTAACATTGTCGAGGGCTTTGTGTTGCGAGTAAACCTTACTCACATCTTTAACTAATAATGCTTCCACAGGGTATGTTGGTTTTTTTTGGAATAAGTACCAAAAGTAACAACAGGATTACAATTAGGGAAGGGAAAGTTGTTATTCGCTGGATACTAGATACTAGATTCTGGATACTAGATTCTGGATTCTGGATACTAGTATCTAGAATCCAACATCTATTCCCTAGCGTGGTTCTTTAAACACAATCTTTCCCATCGATACATCAAGGTCGAAGGAGAGGGCACCTTTGGTGCTTTTGTTGTAGGCTTCGTTGGCAAATTTATTCTCACCAATTTTCTTTAAGCTTTTGCACAGGTTGATGCTACACAACCACGAATCGTTGATGGTGACAACCACCGGGGTATCTTCGCTGGGCAATCCGATAATCAAGTTGCCGGCACCAACGCTGCCAATTACCCGCTGTGTGGTGATGGCTTTTTGATCGAAGTCGAGCAGCATGTTGCCAAAACCTACATCGGCCACTACCACTTTGGCGCGTGAAAGGTTTAGTTGACGCGCATTTACACTGCCCATGTCTATCTTCACAAAAAAAGTATCCATGTTCATTTTATTTTCAAGGCCCGATCCGTAGTTGATGTTAACATCGGCACTGGCGGTTTTGATCTTTAGCTTTTGAATGGATAAACCCGAAAGATCGATGTTGGCATTGCCCAAGCCATAATCCAAATCCAAAAAATAGGGCATCGATTCGGTGAGATATACCTTCCAAAATTTGTCAGAAGATTTTTCGCTTCGGCCAAACACCTGATACGAAATGCTTTTACCCACACCTTGCTCGGCTTCTTGCTCTAAGGCAAGTTTTACCATGCAGGTTTTATCTTTGATTTCGGTGCTAAAGTTGTGGTTGTATTCTTCTAGATTTTGATTGCTGTAAACGGCTAGCAGTTCCTCATTTTGCGTGGAGCGGATAAAGCAATTACCCGTTTTTGATTTTAGTTGAAGTTTTACCGACTGACAACCTTCATTTGATTCAACAGAAAATTGCTTTTTGATCTGGGCGATGGAAGTTCCCCCGATTAACCCCAAAAAAATGAAAAGCCCACTTTTTATCATCTAAAATAACTACTGTTTTTACGACAATATCGATTACAAGGTTCGCTCATGTAAGAAAGGTTTTTTTTCAAAAAAAATAAACCCGTAAGGAGGTATTACGGGTTTATCTACGAAAGGTTGTATAATCTTAAAAAATTTATCCGAAGTATTCCTTCATTTTTTCAAAGAACCCTTTCTCGTTGGCATCGGGGCTGGGTTGAAAATTAGGTGATGATCGCAACGATTCGATCTTGG
This genomic window contains:
- a CDS encoding ABC transporter permease, encoding MNKIWLIIQREFLNRVQKKSFLITTILVPLIFPAIFAGLGYLKKIESESAKPSVVHVVDKSGKFEFTNSKDFTFIKTRDSLEDAKNVYKQTKDFALLYIPTFDINKPKGFVIYTLENSGIEKIGNLTSLIEDRIHDLKLEEYKIDNETLKNLKTDVDLEQINLKDGKEKKSNSALLTIVGTALGVLIYMFIFIYGIQIMQGVIDEKTSKIVEVIVSSVKPFQLMLGKIVGIASVGLAQFIIWIIIISLLTPLAMSIGFKSPQKQMMEQVQKKYEKSPEAKEAVQAQKSKTEKMITELIDLPWSKIAFVFVFYFIGGYLLYGALFAAVGSAVESIQESQQFQFPITIPLIIAYFGLILFVLEDPHGSVSFWLSMIPFTSPIIMVARIANDVPDWQLALSMVLLIAGFIFTTWIAGRIYRVGILMSGTKVSWKVLAKWFMMRE
- a CDS encoding ATP-binding cassette domain-containing protein → MEALLVKDVSKVYSQHKALDNVSITIPEKTIFGLLGPNGAGKTTLIRIINQIINSDSGEILVFGEKLKPSHIEIIGYLPEERGLYKKMKVGDQLLYLAQLKGLSRKDALAKIKIWLEKFEIKDWWHKKVEDLSKGMAQKVQFISTILHEPKLIILDEPFSGFDPVNAQLITEKILELKENGSTIIFSTHRMETVESLCDHIALINKSKKILEGPKKQVKESYRTNTFLIEHRGNHFQLPSEKYEVKSQVKIEEDLYTTTIKAAAGIKGNQVIRDLVDITELYSFQEKLPTMADIFIGLVKADGDEALRKHLQEV